In Amycolatopsis jiangsuensis, the following proteins share a genomic window:
- a CDS encoding TetR/AcrR family transcriptional regulator, producing MAEVSGTRPGGRSARVREAVYDAAIDLYASGETEAAIPRIAERAGVNPTSLYRRWGTCANLLLEAAVSRLRATTPMPDTGSLRGDVEAWATGVERSLTMPDSQVLLPALVAARSTDASPAEHLLARRADLERMLAVAAERGEPTPVVEDLLDYVLAPLYLRALFRMPIETGLGARLAERLLTERAADPGRGAGRDG from the coding sequence ATGGCCGAAGTGAGCGGCACCAGACCAGGCGGACGCAGCGCACGGGTGCGCGAAGCGGTGTACGACGCCGCGATCGACCTGTACGCCTCCGGGGAAACCGAAGCAGCGATCCCGCGCATCGCGGAGCGGGCGGGCGTGAACCCGACCAGTCTCTACCGCCGGTGGGGCACGTGCGCGAACCTCCTTCTCGAGGCCGCCGTCTCCCGGCTGCGGGCCACCACGCCGATGCCCGACACGGGATCGCTGCGCGGTGACGTCGAAGCGTGGGCAACCGGGGTCGAGCGTTCGCTGACCATGCCCGACTCGCAGGTGCTGCTGCCCGCGCTCGTCGCCGCGCGAAGCACCGATGCCAGTCCCGCCGAGCACCTCCTGGCCCGCCGCGCGGATCTCGAGCGGATGCTCGCCGTGGCCGCCGAACGCGGCGAGCCCACCCCCGTCGTCGAGGATCTGCTGGACTACGTCCTCGCGCCGCTGTACCTGCGGGCGCTGTTCCGGATGCCGATCGAGACGGGCCTCGGTGCCCGGCTGGCCGAGCGGCTGCTCACCGAGCGCGCAGCGGATCCTGGCCGCGGCGCCGGCCGAGATGGTTGA
- a CDS encoding nucleobase:cation symporter-2 family protein, whose amino-acid sequence MTNSPHPVDRGLPAGRLLLLGLQHMAIMYTGCIAVPLIVGSALHLDDASVALLVNADLFVAGLATLVQSVGIGRIFGIRLPVVAGATFTVVNPMILIAAQYGITAVYGAMIASGVFGLLIAKPFAALIRFFPPLVSGTLLLVIGVSLLGPGAAMIAGHDTGDASYGDPANLGLAFGVVALMVLFTRLLHGFLGQIGPLLALVAGLLVAIPLGRAQFSGVGDASWFGLASPLHFGAPTFPVAAVVSMCVVMLVSFTETTADLIAVGEITGRPATGPDLARGLATDGLSAIAGGFMNSFPDTAFAQNVGLVQMTGVRSRWVVAVTGGLLVVMGLVPKIGAFLAAIPEPVVGGVAVVMFAMVAVVGVQNLTKVDFSGNHNGFVVAVALGVGLLPAFGLDPSGNSIFFQHFPAWLRTVCGSPITVAAVLAFVLNLLFNHLGRRRGQDPLRAR is encoded by the coding sequence ATGACGAACTCGCCGCATCCGGTCGACCGTGGCCTGCCCGCGGGCCGCCTGCTGCTGCTCGGACTGCAGCACATGGCGATCATGTACACCGGCTGCATCGCCGTGCCCCTGATCGTGGGCAGCGCACTGCATCTGGACGACGCGTCGGTCGCCCTGCTGGTCAACGCGGACCTGTTCGTGGCAGGGCTGGCCACCCTGGTGCAGTCGGTGGGCATCGGGCGGATCTTCGGGATCCGCCTTCCGGTGGTGGCCGGCGCCACGTTCACCGTGGTCAACCCGATGATCCTGATCGCAGCGCAGTACGGCATCACCGCGGTCTACGGCGCGATGATCGCCTCCGGCGTGTTCGGGCTGCTCATCGCGAAACCGTTCGCGGCACTGATCCGGTTCTTCCCGCCGCTGGTGTCCGGCACCCTGCTGCTGGTCATCGGCGTTTCCCTGCTCGGGCCGGGTGCGGCGATGATCGCAGGGCACGACACCGGCGACGCGTCCTACGGCGATCCGGCGAACCTCGGGCTGGCCTTCGGCGTGGTCGCGCTGATGGTGCTGTTCACCCGGCTGCTGCACGGGTTCCTCGGCCAGATCGGGCCGCTGCTCGCCCTTGTGGCGGGCTTGCTGGTGGCCATTCCGCTGGGCCGGGCGCAGTTCTCCGGGGTCGGCGACGCGAGCTGGTTCGGGCTGGCCTCGCCACTGCACTTCGGCGCGCCGACGTTCCCGGTCGCGGCGGTGGTGTCGATGTGCGTGGTGATGCTGGTTTCGTTCACCGAGACCACCGCCGACCTGATCGCGGTCGGCGAGATCACCGGCCGCCCGGCCACCGGTCCCGACCTCGCCCGCGGACTGGCCACCGACGGGTTGTCCGCGATCGCCGGCGGGTTCATGAACTCCTTCCCGGACACGGCGTTCGCGCAGAACGTGGGGCTGGTCCAGATGACCGGCGTGCGCAGCCGGTGGGTGGTCGCGGTGACCGGCGGGCTGCTCGTGGTGATGGGGCTGGTGCCGAAGATCGGCGCCTTCCTGGCCGCGATCCCGGAACCGGTGGTGGGTGGCGTGGCCGTGGTGATGTTCGCGATGGTCGCCGTGGTCGGGGTGCAGAACCTGACGAAGGTGGACTTTTCCGGCAACCACAACGGCTTCGTGGTCGCGGTCGCGCTCGGCGTCGGGCTGTTGCCCGCGTTCGGGCTCGACCCGTCCGGTAACTCCATCTTCTTCCAGCACTTCCCGGCGTGGTTGCGCACGGTCTGCGGCAGCCCGATCACGGTGGCGGCAGTACTGGCCTTCGTGCTGAACCTGCTCTTCAACCATCTCGGCCGGCGCCGCGGCCAGGATCCGCTGCGCGCTCGGTGA
- a CDS encoding pyridoxamine 5'-phosphate oxidase family protein, with translation MVRRMPVPEREALLAAAHVSVLTVAAEPGRAPLTTPIWHSYTPGGEVTVLTSPQLRKTKLIAEAGRFALCVLAPGGMQYVTVEGSVTGTRPVTEADRLAMAQRYLPDEIAEGYLRLTYDQQSGNVAITMRPERWNTGDFSDLTEALSPS, from the coding sequence ATGGTTCGCAGGATGCCCGTACCGGAACGGGAAGCGCTGCTCGCTGCCGCGCACGTGAGCGTGCTCACCGTGGCCGCCGAACCTGGCCGCGCCCCGCTGACCACGCCGATCTGGCACAGCTACACCCCCGGCGGCGAAGTCACCGTGCTCACTTCCCCGCAGCTGCGCAAGACGAAGCTGATCGCGGAGGCCGGCCGGTTCGCACTGTGTGTGCTGGCACCCGGCGGTATGCAGTACGTGACCGTGGAGGGCTCGGTGACCGGCACTCGCCCGGTCACCGAGGCCGATCGGCTGGCCATGGCGCAGCGCTACCTTCCGGACGAAATCGCGGAGGGCTACCTCCGCCTGACCTACGACCAGCAGTCCGGCAACGTCGCGATCACCATGCGTCCGGAACGCTGGAACACCGGCGACTTCAGCGATCTCACCGAGGCGCTCAGCCCGTCGTGA
- a CDS encoding rhomboid-like protein, translating into MSLHPPAPAVSWVQRVVPRKWAAGWVQFRYVLQGLLGTVRASGSLVCPDGASLGRTGRAWLRYLPSARTTPFTFSYLLLLLGTTLVLRFADPVLTAKLLQLSSTDAHNLSHRPLTSLVSSAIWIEDGGWIVYAAIFALAIAPLERRFGPTRTALVFFSGHVLATLATELPVMALIHSEILPTSAGRWLDIGVSYGFLTTAGALAYLARGRARVLVLVTLELFVVGVYVADTPGSLDSVVTALGHAFAVHFGLLFWGPRLRIPARPGVPVDS; encoded by the coding sequence ATGTCGTTGCATCCACCGGCCCCTGCCGTCTCCTGGGTGCAGCGCGTCGTCCCCCGAAAGTGGGCCGCCGGCTGGGTCCAGTTTCGGTACGTCCTGCAGGGCCTGCTGGGCACGGTCCGCGCGTCCGGCTCGCTGGTGTGCCCGGACGGCGCCTCGCTCGGGCGGACCGGCCGCGCGTGGCTGCGTTACCTGCCCTCCGCCCGGACCACGCCCTTCACCTTCAGCTACCTCCTCCTGCTGCTGGGCACCACGCTCGTGCTGAGGTTCGCCGATCCGGTGCTCACCGCGAAGCTGCTGCAGCTGTCCAGCACCGACGCGCACAATCTGTCGCACCGTCCGCTCACTTCGCTGGTCAGCAGTGCGATCTGGATCGAGGACGGCGGCTGGATCGTCTACGCGGCGATCTTCGCCCTGGCCATCGCGCCGCTCGAACGGCGGTTCGGTCCTACGCGTACGGCGCTCGTCTTCTTCAGTGGCCACGTCCTCGCCACCCTCGCCACCGAACTGCCGGTGATGGCGCTGATCCATTCGGAGATCCTGCCCACGTCCGCGGGCCGCTGGCTGGACATCGGCGTCAGCTACGGCTTCCTCACCACCGCGGGCGCGCTCGCGTACCTGGCGCGCGGACGGGCACGGGTCCTCGTCCTGGTCACGCTGGAGTTGTTCGTGGTCGGGGTGTACGTCGCGGACACTCCGGGCAGCCTCGATTCGGTGGTCACCGCTCTCGGGCACGCCTTCGCCGTGCACTTCGGCCTGCTGTTCTGGGGACCACGGCTGCGGATACCGGCCCGGCCCGGGGTGCCGGTCGACAGCTGA
- a CDS encoding glycoside hydrolase family 76 protein → MRAFPRTVSTSVMLTVALAVATLAAAGPATASTSAGPLGDPGTGATGVDIPATATPAPTATPSAGKEKAADICNKYCDARDPGEASDARLVATADAADGRQLELRMADGDDMGWATITHGGAGDEVWLDRSFDGGRTWSSGSKLGDTVAPSGQQDWRTLMYNVDDWNNAGYGLLRACGLPQGASSVSCTGWARSTWNAGTRSTAAATALMEYYNGGTGLFDTTGWWNSANALTALIDNVRVSGMDSYRYAIDQTYRLNLQAQRGDFTNDYLDDTGWWGLAWIDAYDLTGDSKYLDTARIDADYLHSYWDSTCGGGIWWSVEKTYKNAIANSLYIELNAALHNRIDGDTGYLERARDGWSWFTDSGMINDSNLVNDGIDLDTCTNNGGQVYTYNQGVPLAALAELHRATGDDALLTTARTLADASTTSTSLNSDGILHDPGDSPGGGGNDGPSFKGVYARDLGALNAALSDHPYTEYLQRQADSAYANDRNTADQYGLLWAGPFDQSDAARQQSALDLMNATN, encoded by the coding sequence ATGCGAGCATTCCCCCGAACGGTATCCACATCGGTGATGCTGACCGTCGCGCTGGCGGTCGCCACACTTGCGGCGGCGGGTCCGGCCACCGCCTCCACCTCGGCCGGGCCGCTTGGCGATCCGGGCACCGGTGCCACCGGCGTGGACATCCCCGCGACGGCCACCCCGGCGCCCACCGCCACGCCGTCCGCAGGCAAGGAGAAAGCCGCGGACATCTGCAACAAGTACTGCGACGCACGAGATCCCGGCGAGGCCTCGGACGCGCGGCTCGTGGCCACCGCCGACGCGGCGGACGGACGGCAGCTGGAGCTGCGGATGGCTGACGGCGACGACATGGGGTGGGCCACGATCACCCACGGCGGAGCCGGCGACGAGGTCTGGCTGGACCGGTCCTTCGACGGTGGCCGGACCTGGTCCTCGGGCAGCAAGCTCGGTGACACCGTCGCCCCGTCCGGTCAGCAGGACTGGCGAACGCTGATGTACAACGTCGACGACTGGAACAACGCCGGCTACGGACTGTTGCGCGCCTGCGGCCTGCCCCAGGGCGCGTCCTCGGTCAGCTGCACCGGCTGGGCCCGCAGCACGTGGAACGCCGGTACCCGCAGCACGGCCGCGGCGACCGCGCTGATGGAGTACTACAACGGCGGGACCGGCCTGTTCGACACCACCGGCTGGTGGAATTCCGCGAACGCGCTCACCGCGCTCATCGACAACGTGCGAGTCAGCGGAATGGACAGCTACCGCTACGCCATCGACCAGACCTACCGGCTGAATCTCCAGGCACAGCGCGGAGACTTCACCAACGACTACCTCGACGACACCGGCTGGTGGGGCCTGGCCTGGATCGACGCCTACGACCTCACCGGTGACAGCAAGTACCTCGACACCGCCAGGATCGATGCCGACTACCTGCATTCCTACTGGGATTCCACCTGCGGCGGCGGGATCTGGTGGAGCGTCGAGAAGACCTACAAGAACGCCATCGCGAACTCGCTCTACATCGAGCTCAACGCCGCACTGCACAACCGGATCGACGGCGACACCGGCTATCTGGAGCGGGCTCGGGACGGCTGGTCCTGGTTCACCGACAGCGGCATGATCAACGACTCGAACCTCGTCAACGACGGTATCGACCTCGACACCTGCACCAACAACGGTGGGCAGGTCTACACCTACAACCAGGGCGTGCCGCTGGCCGCGCTGGCCGAACTCCATCGCGCGACCGGGGACGACGCGCTGCTCACCACAGCCCGCACGCTGGCCGACGCGTCCACCACGAGCACGTCCCTCAACAGCGACGGAATCCTGCACGACCCCGGCGACAGCCCCGGCGGCGGTGGCAACGACGGCCCGTCGTTCAAGGGCGTCTACGCCCGCGACCTCGGCGCGCTCAACGCCGCGCTGTCGGATCATCCCTACACCGAGTATCTGCAGCGGCAAGCTGATTCCGCCTACGCGAACGACCGCAACACCGCCGACCAGTACGGCCTGCTGTGGGCGGGCCCGTTCGACCAGTCCGATGCCGCCCGCCAGCAGTCCGCGCTCGACCTCATGAACGCGACGAACTGA
- a CDS encoding arabinofuranosidase catalytic domain-containing protein gives MTVRWRRLSRAGKRLAAVLPVVLLSTVQLVGGGGATASAATNLPCDIYGSGGTPCVAAHSTTRALSSGYHGPLYQLTRASDGTTHDVGQLSDGYADAADHDAFCAATTCRITKIYDQTANHSDLTPAPGGSANNTPDRGADASELSVTAGGHKVYGIWISPGVGYRYVGAAKGVAVNGQPEGAYMVASGTHVGSACCFDYGNAETNSADNGNGHMDAVSIATTCYFEPCTGTGPWVEADLENGMFQGDNGSNTANLGNKSPYVTAVLRNDGQTKYSLKGGDAQSGDLTTWWDGALPSRDGYRPMKQEGGIILGIGGDNSNWNRGTFFEGAMVAGFPSDDTENAVQDNVVSIGYDGETDVPNGPQGTITGPGGKCVDVAGDDTGANLSAVQLWGCQTYAEDQYWTHQPNGSLTTIGRCLDISDNGTEAGKQVLLWDCTGGGNQEWQQQADGSLLNPRSGRCLDSPNGETADGTVLRIWDCNGAAAQKFQLHTGS, from the coding sequence ATGACGGTCCGGTGGAGACGGCTCTCGCGCGCGGGAAAACGGCTGGCAGCCGTGCTCCCGGTGGTCCTGCTGAGCACTGTTCAGCTCGTAGGCGGTGGCGGAGCGACCGCCTCGGCGGCGACGAATCTGCCGTGTGACATCTACGGCTCCGGCGGCACCCCGTGCGTGGCCGCACACAGCACGACGAGAGCCCTGTCGTCCGGCTATCACGGGCCGCTGTACCAGCTCACGCGTGCCTCGGACGGCACCACGCACGACGTCGGGCAGCTCTCCGACGGTTACGCCGACGCGGCCGACCACGACGCGTTCTGCGCCGCGACCACCTGCCGGATCACGAAAATCTACGACCAGACCGCCAACCACAGCGATCTGACGCCGGCCCCCGGCGGCAGCGCCAACAACACCCCCGACCGCGGCGCCGACGCTTCCGAACTCTCGGTCACCGCGGGCGGTCACAAGGTGTACGGCATCTGGATCTCCCCCGGCGTCGGCTACCGCTACGTGGGCGCGGCGAAGGGCGTCGCGGTGAACGGGCAGCCGGAAGGTGCCTACATGGTGGCCAGCGGCACCCACGTCGGCAGCGCCTGCTGCTTCGACTACGGCAACGCCGAAACCAACTCCGCGGACAACGGCAACGGGCACATGGACGCCGTCAGCATCGCGACGACCTGCTACTTCGAACCGTGCACCGGCACCGGTCCGTGGGTCGAGGCCGATCTGGAGAACGGGATGTTCCAGGGCGACAACGGTTCCAACACCGCGAACCTCGGCAACAAGAGCCCCTACGTCACCGCGGTGCTGCGCAACGACGGCCAGACGAAGTACTCGCTCAAGGGCGGTGACGCGCAGTCCGGTGACCTCACCACGTGGTGGGACGGCGCGCTGCCGAGCCGCGACGGTTACCGGCCGATGAAGCAGGAGGGCGGCATCATCCTCGGCATCGGCGGCGACAACAGCAACTGGAACCGCGGCACCTTCTTCGAGGGTGCGATGGTCGCCGGTTTCCCCAGCGACGACACGGAGAATGCGGTGCAGGACAACGTCGTCTCGATCGGGTACGACGGCGAGACCGACGTGCCCAACGGTCCACAAGGGACCATCACGGGACCGGGTGGGAAATGCGTCGACGTCGCCGGGGACGACACCGGCGCGAACCTGTCCGCGGTCCAGCTGTGGGGCTGCCAGACCTACGCCGAGGACCAGTACTGGACGCACCAGCCGAACGGTTCGCTGACCACGATCGGCCGCTGCCTCGACATCAGCGACAACGGCACCGAGGCCGGCAAGCAGGTCCTGCTGTGGGACTGCACCGGCGGCGGCAACCAGGAGTGGCAGCAGCAGGCCGACGGCTCGCTGCTGAACCCGCGTTCCGGCCGGTGCCTGGATTCCCCGAACGGCGAAACAGCCGACGGCACCGTGCTGCGGATCTGGGACTGTAACGGCGCGGCGGCCCAGAAATTCCAGTTGCACACCGGTTCCTGA
- a CDS encoding sensor domain-containing protein, with protein sequence MEADALAGEPAEDAGSAAWLAGLHPADGEGVVFALHTGAGPATLTWLPGLDAVLGRPGASGNELCGRLTELLGPLTVHLPRTRPGRDFALEQPYDAGDGARRRIRLRARTVGDHGRATGLLGVVSAVSEDLPGHSELTELADRYRVLVELSPDAICVHEGGVITYANRAALDLFAARSPADVVSHPFAEFVAAESAGLLVDDIGPAPVEAVLKRADGSKFTAETVSVRTTGKDTPSFQVVIRDVTTKLAAAAAVRTQAALVTHVSDAIVTVTAEHIVTSWNPAAESVYGWPESEALGRRIREVLGVDLDPEAIQRAGGVVAQTHHRRDGALLSVRVSTTGTGDGYVLVCTDDTARRRAELHYRTVVAALDEGVLVMGPTGSIESANPAASRILGVPAADLIGAACSTLVLFEESGRRIPPDELPSVRTRRTGVPQNGLVVRLRRPDGRDVWVTLTSRLLDPDDPRNVSVVTSFTDITERRAISARLAHDATHDPLTRLANRTLVLDRLERRTRGGAVTVVFLDLDKFKLINDSLGHPVGDQVLRIAGERLRRVTGPGDVVGRLGGDEFVVVTTGATEAEQARVFAAHLRSALAEPVNVHGRALHLDASMGIVLVADADPRSAEDVLRDADVAMYQAKSRGRGRFEFFDVALRTRMQRRLRMEQDLRDAVHSGQLWPAYQPVVDLHTGDMVAVEALLRWTHPKHGPISPAEFIPLAEESELINVLGKFVLNDTTRELAALRSARGLDLSLKVNLSVRQLDDPHLVPAVRDALATTGLPANALTLEVTESALMRDTSAAAEVLTALRSLGVLLAIDDFGTGYSSLAQLRTLTLDTLKIDRSFITGIADSHDAAAIVASIIAMAHAVGLTVVAEGVETEKELILLRELECDQAQGYHLGRPSAAAELFR encoded by the coding sequence ATGGAGGCTGACGCCCTAGCCGGCGAACCGGCGGAGGACGCCGGCTCCGCCGCATGGCTCGCCGGCCTGCATCCGGCCGACGGCGAGGGCGTCGTCTTCGCCCTGCATACCGGCGCCGGCCCGGCCACGCTCACCTGGCTGCCCGGTCTGGATGCCGTGCTCGGCCGTCCCGGCGCGAGCGGCAACGAACTGTGCGGACGGCTCACCGAACTGCTCGGACCACTCACCGTGCACCTCCCGCGCACCCGGCCGGGCCGGGACTTCGCGCTGGAACAGCCCTACGACGCCGGTGACGGCGCACGCAGGCGGATCCGGCTGCGTGCCCGCACGGTCGGCGACCACGGCCGTGCGACCGGCTTGCTGGGCGTCGTCTCCGCGGTGTCCGAGGACCTGCCGGGGCACTCCGAACTCACCGAACTGGCCGACCGCTACCGCGTCCTGGTGGAACTGAGCCCGGACGCGATCTGCGTGCACGAGGGCGGGGTGATCACCTACGCCAACCGCGCCGCGCTCGACCTGTTCGCCGCGCGGTCACCAGCGGACGTCGTCAGCCACCCGTTCGCCGAGTTCGTGGCGGCGGAATCGGCGGGCCTGCTGGTGGACGACATCGGTCCGGCGCCGGTCGAGGCCGTGCTCAAGCGGGCCGACGGCAGCAAGTTCACCGCCGAGACGGTGTCCGTGCGCACCACCGGCAAGGACACGCCGTCGTTCCAGGTGGTGATCCGTGACGTCACCACGAAACTGGCCGCGGCGGCCGCTGTGCGCACTCAGGCGGCGCTGGTGACGCACGTCAGCGACGCCATCGTCACGGTCACCGCCGAGCACATCGTGACGAGCTGGAATCCCGCCGCGGAAAGCGTGTACGGCTGGCCGGAATCCGAGGCGCTCGGCCGGCGGATCCGCGAGGTGCTGGGGGTGGACCTGGACCCGGAGGCGATCCAGCGGGCCGGGGGCGTCGTCGCGCAGACCCACCACCGGCGGGACGGAGCGCTGCTGTCCGTACGGGTCTCCACGACCGGGACCGGCGACGGATACGTGCTCGTCTGCACCGACGACACCGCGCGGCGGCGGGCCGAGCTGCACTACCGCACGGTGGTCGCGGCGCTCGACGAGGGCGTGCTGGTGATGGGACCGACCGGCTCGATCGAGTCGGCGAACCCGGCCGCCAGCCGCATCCTCGGCGTACCGGCGGCGGACCTGATCGGCGCGGCGTGCTCGACGCTGGTGCTGTTCGAGGAATCCGGCAGGCGGATCCCGCCGGACGAACTGCCGTCCGTGCGCACCCGGCGGACCGGCGTGCCCCAGAACGGCCTGGTGGTCCGGCTGCGCCGCCCGGACGGCCGCGACGTGTGGGTGACGCTCACGTCGCGGCTGCTGGATCCCGACGATCCGCGGAACGTCTCCGTGGTCACCTCCTTCACCGACATCACCGAGCGGCGCGCGATCAGCGCCCGTCTCGCCCACGACGCGACCCACGATCCGTTGACCCGCCTGGCGAACCGGACGCTGGTGCTGGACCGGCTCGAACGGCGCACCCGCGGCGGCGCTGTGACCGTGGTGTTCCTGGACCTGGACAAGTTCAAGCTGATCAACGACTCGCTGGGCCACCCGGTCGGCGACCAGGTGCTGCGTATCGCGGGAGAACGGCTGCGCCGGGTCACCGGCCCCGGCGACGTGGTCGGCCGCCTCGGCGGGGACGAGTTCGTGGTGGTCACCACCGGGGCCACCGAAGCCGAGCAGGCGCGCGTGTTCGCCGCGCACCTGCGTTCGGCCCTGGCCGAACCGGTGAACGTGCACGGCAGGGCGCTGCACCTGGACGCGAGCATGGGCATCGTGCTGGTCGCCGACGCCGACCCACGCAGCGCCGAGGACGTGCTGCGCGACGCGGATGTCGCGATGTACCAAGCGAAGTCCCGCGGCCGGGGCCGGTTCGAGTTCTTCGACGTCGCACTGCGCACCCGGATGCAACGCCGGCTGCGGATGGAACAGGACCTGCGCGACGCCGTCCACAGTGGACAGTTGTGGCCGGCGTACCAGCCGGTGGTGGACCTGCACACCGGTGACATGGTCGCGGTGGAGGCTTTGCTGCGCTGGACGCACCCGAAACACGGCCCGATCTCGCCGGCGGAGTTCATCCCGCTCGCCGAGGAAAGCGAACTGATCAACGTACTGGGCAAGTTCGTCCTGAATGACACGACCAGGGAACTGGCCGCCCTGCGCAGTGCACGAGGACTGGACCTGAGCCTGAAGGTGAACCTTTCGGTGCGGCAGCTGGACGACCCGCACCTCGTTCCGGCGGTACGGGACGCGCTGGCGACCACCGGTCTGCCGGCGAACGCCCTGACGCTGGAGGTGACCGAAAGCGCCCTGATGCGCGACACGTCGGCCGCCGCGGAAGTGCTGACCGCCCTGCGGTCCCTCGGCGTCCTGCTGGCGATCGACGATTTCGGCACCGGATACTCGTCACTGGCCCAGCTCCGCACCCTGACCCTGGATACCCTGAAGATCGACCGCTCGTTCATCACCGGAATAGCCGATTCCCACGACGCGGCCGCGATCGTGGCGAGCATCATCGCCATGGCCCACGCGGTGGGCCTGACGGTGGTGGCCGAGGGCGTGGAAACGGAGAAGGAACTGATCCTCCTCCGGGAGCTCGAATGCGACCAAGCCCAGGGCTACCACCTCGGACGACCTTCGGCGGCCGCGGAACTGTTCCGGTAG